The Flavobacterium commune genome contains a region encoding:
- a CDS encoding YeiH family protein, translating into MLPEHGIFNLEKHTRTQQVIFVGLLLVCLTGMITPPIALLLGLLVANLSGHPWLHLNHKIIRVLLQVSVVGLGFGMNVTNALLSSKESFILTVATIFSTVFLGSVLGKWLNTDKKTSHLISCGTAICGGSAIAAITPVIQSDEKQTSVALGVIFILNSIALFLFPTIGHWLSLSQEDFGLWCALAIHDTSSVVGAANKYGAEALAIATTVKLARALWIIPIVLLTSFLFKNKASRIKIPYFIGFFILAMIANTYISQVAIATPYIVAVAKIGLTVTLFFIGSGLSSSVLLAVGIKPLIQGILLWGFIATMALLAILI; encoded by the coding sequence ATTCTCCCTGAACACGGAATCTTCAATTTAGAAAAACATACCAGAACACAGCAGGTGATTTTTGTGGGTTTGCTATTGGTTTGTTTGACAGGGATGATTACTCCGCCTATTGCATTATTATTAGGTTTGCTTGTTGCTAATCTTTCGGGGCATCCCTGGTTGCATTTAAACCATAAAATCATTCGGGTTTTACTTCAGGTTTCGGTTGTAGGACTGGGTTTTGGAATGAATGTTACTAATGCTTTATTATCGAGTAAAGAAAGTTTCATACTCACGGTTGCCACAATATTTAGTACTGTTTTTCTGGGAAGTGTTTTAGGAAAATGGCTTAATACTGATAAAAAAACTTCTCATTTAATTTCCTGCGGAACTGCCATTTGTGGTGGAAGTGCTATAGCTGCAATTACTCCGGTTATTCAATCGGATGAAAAACAGACTTCGGTAGCATTAGGAGTGATTTTTATTTTAAATTCTATTGCCTTGTTTTTGTTTCCAACTATTGGTCATTGGTTAAGTTTATCTCAGGAAGATTTTGGATTGTGGTGTGCCTTAGCGATTCATGATACCAGTTCGGTTGTGGGAGCAGCTAACAAGTATGGTGCCGAAGCCTTAGCTATTGCTACAACTGTAAAATTAGCACGTGCTTTATGGATAATTCCAATTGTATTGTTAACGAGCTTCTTGTTTAAAAACAAAGCAAGCAGAATAAAAATTCCTTATTTCATTGGATTTTTTATTCTGGCGATGATTGCAAATACTTATATTTCTCAAGTAGCAATTGCGACTCCTTATATCGTTGCTGTTGCTAAAATTGGATTAACAGTTACCTTGTTTTTTATTGGTTCAGGACTTAGTAGTTCGGTATTACTTGCTGTTGGAATAAAACCATTGATACAAGGA